A section of the Leptospira terpstrae serovar Hualin str. LT 11-33 = ATCC 700639 genome encodes:
- the clpA gene encoding ATP-dependent Clp protease ATP-binding subunit ClpA translates to MNLSTDLEKSLELAGKEASKYHHEFITLEHLLYGLTYNEKTKEVLVSVGCDIDLLRKELTEYFEEDLATIAVPNLKIQPRYTVGVQFVIQFAAFHVQNSGKDEVDGNNVLVALFREEDSQAYYLLAKQEVSRLDVIKYISHGIKKEKDSEEPEFAEETESGETEAGSRKSALEKFCVNLTERAKQGKLDPCIGRDIEIERTIHILSRRRKNNPIFVGEAGVGKTSIVEGIAERVVKGLVPKSLLDMEIYSLDMGLVMAGTKFRGEFEERLKAILQEVVGKPERIIFVDEIHTVVGAGAVSGGSLDASNLMKPALANGELKCIGTTTYKEYKSIFEKDHALSRRFQKIEVSEPSREDAIEILKGLKPKYESFHGVTYSVKAIEACVDLSSLHLRDRFLPDKAIDLMDESGAFVKLRDEKKEKPKKQVGILEIESLVAKIAKIPEKTVKADDKKKLEHLDSEIKSVVFGQDHAIEQVVDAIHYSRSGLSDEGKPIGSFLFVGPTGVGKTEVAKTLADKMGVEFLRFDMSEYMEKHSVSRLIGSPPGYVGYDQGGQLTDAIAKNPHCVLLFDEIEKAHEDIYNILLQVMDHATLTDSTGKKADFRNVILILTTNTGAQESSKPLLGFDTDRYDDRSLKAIERTFTPEFRNRLTAVVEFNALSISVVELVVKRMFRTLQAKAEEKGIHLELSEKAVRHLAETGYDKAMGARPIQRILNSEIGKPLSKKILFHKDKVNRYLVDVMEKEGKKVLEISEVKS, encoded by the coding sequence ATGAACCTTTCCACTGATTTAGAAAAAAGTCTGGAGCTTGCAGGAAAAGAAGCATCCAAATACCATCATGAATTTATCACTTTAGAACATTTGTTATATGGACTAACTTATAATGAAAAAACTAAGGAAGTTTTGGTAAGTGTCGGTTGTGACATCGATCTTCTTAGGAAAGAACTGACCGAATACTTCGAAGAGGACTTGGCGACAATTGCTGTTCCCAATTTAAAAATCCAACCGCGTTATACTGTGGGAGTCCAATTCGTAATCCAGTTTGCTGCCTTTCATGTGCAAAATTCCGGTAAAGACGAAGTGGATGGAAATAATGTACTTGTGGCACTATTTCGAGAAGAAGATAGCCAAGCCTATTATCTTCTCGCCAAACAAGAAGTAAGCAGACTCGATGTAATCAAATACATCTCTCATGGAATTAAAAAAGAAAAGGATTCCGAAGAGCCCGAATTTGCAGAGGAAACAGAATCGGGGGAAACCGAAGCTGGCTCCCGAAAATCGGCTCTAGAAAAATTCTGCGTAAATCTTACCGAAAGAGCCAAACAAGGAAAATTAGATCCTTGTATTGGACGAGATATAGAAATCGAAAGAACCATTCATATTTTATCTCGGCGACGAAAAAACAATCCTATCTTTGTAGGAGAAGCTGGAGTTGGAAAAACTTCCATTGTGGAAGGGATTGCCGAAAGAGTGGTTAAGGGACTTGTGCCGAAAAGCCTTCTGGATATGGAAATTTATTCTTTGGATATGGGACTTGTGATGGCGGGAACCAAATTCCGTGGGGAATTTGAGGAACGACTGAAAGCCATCTTACAGGAAGTAGTCGGAAAACCAGAACGAATTATCTTTGTAGATGAAATTCATACCGTCGTAGGAGCGGGTGCAGTGTCTGGAGGAAGTTTGGATGCCTCCAACTTAATGAAACCTGCACTTGCCAATGGGGAACTCAAATGCATTGGAACCACAACGTATAAAGAATATAAATCTATTTTTGAAAAAGACCATGCTCTTTCACGAAGATTCCAAAAAATTGAAGTTTCGGAACCATCTAGGGAAGATGCGATTGAGATCCTAAAAGGCCTAAAACCAAAATACGAATCCTTTCATGGGGTCACTTACAGTGTAAAGGCCATTGAGGCTTGTGTGGATCTTTCCAGTTTACATCTTAGGGACAGATTTCTGCCTGACAAAGCCATCGACTTAATGGATGAATCCGGCGCCTTTGTTAAGTTACGTGATGAGAAAAAAGAGAAACCAAAAAAACAAGTTGGAATTTTAGAAATTGAATCCCTCGTCGCAAAGATTGCCAAAATTCCAGAAAAAACTGTCAAAGCCGATGATAAAAAGAAATTAGAACATTTGGATTCTGAAATTAAGTCAGTTGTTTTCGGTCAAGACCATGCAATCGAACAAGTAGTCGATGCCATCCACTATTCACGTTCTGGGCTTAGTGATGAAGGAAAACCCATTGGAAGTTTCTTATTTGTTGGCCCTACAGGTGTCGGAAAAACAGAAGTAGCAAAAACTTTGGCCGATAAAATGGGAGTAGAGTTCCTTCGTTTTGATATGAGTGAGTATATGGAAAAACATTCCGTCTCTCGCCTGATTGGAAGCCCTCCAGGTTATGTAGGGTATGACCAAGGGGGCCAACTTACCGATGCCATTGCCAAAAATCCCCACTGTGTATTGTTATTCGATGAAATCGAAAAAGCACATGAAGATATCTATAATATTTTACTCCAAGTGATGGATCATGCCACACTCACAGATAGCACAGGAAAAAAGGCAGACTTTCGTAATGTCATCCTTATCCTAACGACAAATACGGGAGCGCAGGAAAGTTCCAAACCTCTTCTCGGTTTTGATACGGATAGGTATGATGATCGCTCTTTAAAAGCCATTGAGAGGACATTCACACCTGAATTTCGAAATCGTTTGACTGCTGTTGTAGAATTCAATGCTTTATCGATTTCTGTAGTGGAGCTTGTGGTAAAAAGAATGTTCCGCACCTTACAGGCCAAAGCCGAAGAAAAGGGAATTCATTTGGAATTGTCAGAAAAAGCGGTACGTCATTTAGCAGAGACTGGTTATGACAAAGCGATGGGCGCAAGGCCTATCCAAAGGATTCTTAATTCTGAAATTGGAAAACCTCTTTCCAAAAAAATTCTATTCCACAAAGACAAAGTGAACCGTTACCTTGTGGATGTAATGGAAAAAGAAGGGAAAAAAGTTTTGGAAATTTCGGAAGTAAAGTCGTAA
- a CDS encoding RidA family protein, with protein MPIQETLKQLGLEIPPVPAALAAYIPSKRVGNLVFTSGQLPLVAGKLRKTGKVGKEVTLAEAQEEAKQCLLNALAAILLQIQSLDQIKSIVKLGVFVSSSPDFTEHHLVANGASELVASIFGEKGKHARFALGVSSLPLNASVELEVVAEVE; from the coding sequence ATGCCTATCCAAGAAACTTTAAAACAATTGGGACTCGAGATCCCTCCTGTTCCTGCGGCCCTAGCTGCTTATATCCCTTCGAAACGAGTGGGAAACCTGGTTTTCACCTCCGGTCAATTGCCTTTGGTTGCCGGAAAATTAAGGAAAACGGGAAAGGTCGGAAAAGAGGTAACTCTCGCAGAAGCACAAGAAGAAGCCAAACAATGTTTACTGAATGCCCTAGCTGCCATCTTACTTCAGATTCAATCCTTAGACCAAATTAAATCGATTGTGAAGTTAGGTGTCTTTGTCTCATCCAGTCCCGATTTTACAGAGCACCATTTAGTAGCCAATGGAGCCTCAGAACTTGTAGCCTCGATTTTTGGAGAAAAAGGAAAACATGCAAGGTTTGCCTTAGGTGTGAGTTCCCTTCCTTTAAATGCGAGTGTAGAATTGGAAGTGGTAGCAGAAGTCGAATGA
- a CDS encoding Hsp20/alpha crystallin family protein translates to MLFRILDPQTKANQFWRDFDRLNDELTRSILDSQFGSASNFPPVNVYTKEEEALVTCLLPGIEADQIDINVKDNLLSIHGKKKAEELAEGTEVHRREIFNGEFHRTLELPFRVDQDHVLAKFTNGVLNIHLPRREEDKPKKVSIIAG, encoded by the coding sequence ATGTTGTTCCGAATTCTAGACCCACAAACCAAAGCAAATCAGTTCTGGAGAGACTTTGACCGGTTGAACGATGAGTTGACGCGTTCCATTTTGGACAGCCAATTCGGTTCGGCTTCCAATTTCCCACCTGTAAACGTTTATACAAAGGAAGAAGAAGCCCTTGTCACTTGTTTACTCCCAGGGATAGAAGCTGACCAAATTGATATCAATGTGAAAGACAATCTTCTTTCCATTCATGGAAAGAAAAAAGCAGAAGAGCTTGCGGAAGGAACAGAAGTGCACCGTCGCGAAATCTTCAATGGAGAGTTTCATAGAACTTTGGAACTACCGTTTCGCGTCGATCAGGACCATGTCCTTGCGAAATTTACAAATGGCGTATTAAACATCCACCTTCCTCGCAGAGAAGAAGATAAACCTAAGAAAGTATCCATCATTGCTGGTTAA
- a CDS encoding Hsp20/alpha crystallin family protein, whose protein sequence is MNTLTKENKEEVLKQSAEKDVKTPARIYSPNVDVFETEAELLFRVEMPGVDQSSVEISIEKDQLILEGKFVPPAESRGQVRLAEYREGNYFRKFTIGKAIHSDKATAKMKNGILELTIPKMEPKKTKIEIQK, encoded by the coding sequence ATGAATACACTCACAAAAGAAAACAAAGAAGAAGTTTTAAAACAATCGGCGGAGAAAGACGTAAAAACACCTGCTCGGATTTATTCACCTAACGTAGATGTTTTTGAAACGGAAGCAGAACTTCTCTTCCGTGTGGAAATGCCAGGGGTTGACCAATCTTCCGTGGAAATTTCGATAGAAAAAGACCAACTCATTTTAGAAGGTAAGTTTGTTCCACCTGCCGAGTCTCGCGGTCAAGTTCGTCTTGCTGAGTATAGAGAAGGAAATTACTTCCGTAAATTTACAATCGGAAAGGCAATTCATTCTGACAAAGCAACGGCGAAAATGAAGAATGGGATTTTGGAACTAACCATTCCTAAAATGGAACCGAAAAAAACAAAAATCGAAATTCAAAAATAG
- the hisC gene encoding histidinol-phosphate transaminase, which produces MESLVRKELLAFKPYTPGEQPGLTTSTIKLNTNENPYPPSPKIKEAVEKVLQTGVLRKYPNYHARKLQELIAKDYDLDPNQILVTNGSDEALRMLFHTLVGPGDVVVAPDPTYSYYPVLTEQMMVGAIYKAVPVLPNLHFDFESLLKEKGKLLCFAHPNAPTGVEEEKKDLLNLVKNFPGLVLSDEAYIDFTEPNTSLLSEIKNYPNLVVSRTFSKSYALAGLRVGYLVGSLEVITWIRKLKDSYNVGILEQVVAEASYADKEYFLEKRSLVILERNKLKIELESLGFYIPNSSTNFLFCKPKQGISPESLYLKLKEKNILIRYFSTGISKDFIRITIGTPEENQKLLETIQTLL; this is translated from the coding sequence ATGGAATCTTTGGTAAGAAAGGAATTGCTCGCTTTTAAGCCCTATACACCAGGCGAACAACCAGGTCTTACCACCTCTACTATCAAACTCAATACCAATGAAAACCCCTACCCACCTTCTCCCAAAATCAAAGAAGCCGTAGAAAAAGTTTTACAAACAGGTGTTTTACGAAAGTATCCAAACTACCATGCAAGAAAATTGCAGGAATTAATCGCTAAGGATTATGATTTGGATCCCAACCAAATTTTAGTAACCAATGGTTCTGATGAAGCCTTACGAATGTTATTCCATACACTTGTGGGACCTGGGGACGTGGTGGTCGCACCAGATCCAACTTATTCCTATTATCCTGTGCTTACAGAACAAATGATGGTAGGAGCCATATACAAAGCGGTTCCCGTTCTTCCCAATTTACATTTTGATTTTGAATCTTTACTTAAGGAAAAAGGAAAATTACTTTGTTTTGCTCATCCCAATGCACCAACAGGAGTTGAGGAAGAAAAAAAAGATCTTTTAAACTTAGTAAAAAATTTTCCCGGTCTTGTACTTTCTGATGAAGCCTACATTGATTTCACAGAACCTAACACAAGCTTACTTTCCGAAATTAAAAACTATCCTAATCTTGTGGTATCCAGAACTTTTTCCAAATCCTATGCATTGGCAGGTCTTCGGGTTGGCTACTTAGTTGGTTCTTTAGAAGTAATCACTTGGATTCGTAAATTGAAAGATTCTTATAATGTGGGAATTTTAGAACAAGTGGTTGCGGAAGCTTCGTATGCAGACAAAGAGTATTTTTTAGAAAAACGTTCTCTAGTCATTTTGGAAAGGAACAAATTGAAAATTGAATTGGAATCCCTGGGGTTTTATATTCCTAACTCCTCTACTAATTTTTTATTTTGTAAACCAAAACAAGGAATTTCTCCTGAAAGTTTGTACCTTAAATTAAAAGAAAAAAACATTCTCATTCGTTATTTCTCTACAGGAATTTCGAAAGATTTCATACGAATCACCATTGGAACTCCGGAAGAAAACCAAAAATTATTAGAAACCATTCAAACCCTTTTATAA
- a CDS encoding 2-isopropylmalate synthase — translation MIWKEMEDYVRIFDTTLRDGEQCPGAAMSEDEKVEIAQHLARMKVDIIEAGFPVSSPVQFKAVERIAREIEGPIICGLSRALRPDLEAARDALKPAKLKRIHTFIASSPIHMKHKLGKSPTEVLEMARAAVKMARDFVTDVEFSPEDATRSEWNFLRELVEAVIEEGATTINIPDTVGYTTPQEYMDLFRYLKKEVKGADKVIFSAHCHNDLGLAVANSLATVLAGGRQIECTINGIGERAGNTAMEEVVMALKTRKDAFGVETKIDSTLITRGSHLVKTTTGMVVQPNKAIVGANAFAHESGIHQDGVIKNRQTYEIMTPESVGLKSNRMVLGRHSGRAGFKDRIIRMGFDPKPEEIDNAYNRFLEIADKKKEVFDEDIAALFQGEISRAQVDETYRLISFEQNTGTNKTPDSKISLSIKGETKLGEAHGDGPVDSIFKAINQVTGLSPLLSRLVISPVTEGTDAMAEASVTLEDGERRVVGKGDSTDIIEACAKAYINALNRL, via the coding sequence ATGATCTGGAAGGAGATGGAAGATTACGTACGCATATTTGATACTACTTTAAGAGACGGGGAGCAGTGCCCTGGGGCTGCCATGAGCGAAGATGAAAAGGTTGAAATTGCCCAACACCTCGCTCGTATGAAAGTGGATATCATCGAAGCAGGATTCCCTGTTTCTTCTCCCGTACAATTCAAAGCAGTAGAAAGGATCGCTCGTGAAATTGAAGGACCCATCATCTGCGGACTTTCTCGCGCACTCCGTCCCGACTTAGAAGCAGCACGCGACGCACTCAAACCTGCTAAACTCAAACGAATTCATACCTTCATTGCCTCCTCTCCCATCCATATGAAACACAAATTGGGTAAGTCTCCAACAGAAGTTTTGGAAATGGCAAGGGCCGCTGTAAAGATGGCAAGAGACTTTGTTACCGACGTAGAATTTTCACCAGAAGATGCCACTCGTTCCGAATGGAACTTCTTACGCGAGTTAGTCGAAGCGGTAATCGAAGAAGGGGCTACCACCATAAACATTCCGGATACTGTTGGTTATACAACTCCACAAGAATATATGGATTTGTTTCGTTACCTAAAAAAAGAAGTGAAAGGTGCTGACAAAGTAATTTTTTCAGCGCACTGCCATAATGATCTAGGTCTTGCTGTGGCAAACTCTCTCGCAACGGTGCTTGCGGGTGGTCGTCAAATTGAATGTACGATCAACGGGATCGGAGAACGTGCTGGAAACACAGCTATGGAAGAAGTGGTGATGGCTTTAAAAACAAGAAAAGATGCCTTTGGTGTGGAAACAAAAATTGATTCCACTCTCATCACACGCGGCTCTCATTTGGTAAAAACCACAACGGGTATGGTGGTCCAACCTAACAAAGCCATTGTGGGAGCCAATGCCTTCGCTCACGAATCAGGAATCCACCAAGACGGTGTGATCAAAAACAGACAAACCTATGAAATTATGACTCCCGAATCTGTGGGTCTTAAATCCAATCGTATGGTTCTTGGTCGCCACTCCGGAAGAGCGGGATTCAAAGATCGAATCATCCGTATGGGCTTTGATCCCAAACCAGAAGAGATTGACAATGCGTATAACCGATTCCTTGAAATTGCAGATAAAAAAAAGGAAGTTTTTGATGAAGACATTGCCGCTCTTTTCCAAGGGGAAATTAGTCGTGCCCAAGTCGATGAAACCTACCGCCTCATTTCCTTTGAACAAAATACAGGAACGAATAAAACTCCAGATTCAAAAATCTCTTTGTCGATCAAAGGGGAAACCAAACTGGGAGAAGCCCACGGAGATGGACCGGTTGATAGTATCTTTAAAGCCATAAACCAAGTGACGGGACTTTCTCCCCTCCTTTCTCGACTTGTGATTTCTCCTGTAACAGAAGGAACCGATGCTATGGCGGAAGCTTCAGTTACGTTAGAAGACGGGGAACGCCGAGTGGTGGGCAAAGGGGATTCCACAGATATCATTGAAGCCTGTGCAAAAGCCTATATCAATGCCCTAAATCGGTTATAA
- a CDS encoding glycerophosphodiester phosphodiesterase, with protein sequence MNQPRIERLKSILGKSPANIGHRGARGLAPENTLVSFLVGSESTNYFELDTMLCGSGELVVIHDFTVDRTTDGKGKVADYKYRALAELDAGSFFEEAFEGEQIPTLAQVIQTLPENTVFDIEMKSEGKKEERQALASALVKLIRKYKLTNRIWVSSFDWDLVDLIRKEEPEVLRGLLIEKGDSLNKSYTDFEPDLILPHLSACTKEFVQGLKEKSLLVIPYTTNTEEEWNSLLEVGVAGLITDYPDRLASYLESRK encoded by the coding sequence ATGAACCAGCCAAGAATCGAAAGACTAAAATCCATTTTAGGAAAATCTCCTGCCAATATTGGACATAGGGGCGCGAGAGGACTCGCTCCTGAAAACACACTTGTCTCCTTTCTTGTCGGTTCTGAATCCACAAACTATTTTGAATTGGACACCATGCTTTGCGGCTCAGGGGAACTTGTGGTCATCCATGATTTCACTGTGGACCGCACTACAGACGGAAAAGGAAAAGTGGCAGATTACAAATACCGTGCTCTTGCCGAATTAGATGCAGGAAGTTTTTTTGAAGAAGCTTTTGAAGGAGAACAAATTCCCACACTTGCTCAAGTCATCCAAACCCTTCCCGAGAATACTGTTTTTGATATCGAAATGAAAAGTGAGGGCAAAAAAGAAGAGAGGCAAGCACTTGCCTCGGCCCTTGTCAAACTGATTCGAAAATACAAACTTACCAATCGGATTTGGGTGAGTAGTTTTGATTGGGATCTTGTGGATCTCATCCGAAAAGAAGAACCCGAAGTGTTACGTGGTCTCTTGATTGAAAAAGGAGATTCGCTAAACAAAAGTTATACAGATTTTGAACCAGATTTAATCCTTCCTCACTTATCTGCTTGTACAAAGGAATTTGTCCAAGGACTTAAGGAAAAGTCCTTACTTGTCATTCCCTATACTACCAATACAGAAGAAGAATGGAACTCTTTACTCGAGGTGGGAGTGGCAGGTCTGATCACAGACTACCCCGACCGTTTGGCTTCTTATTTAGAATCACGAAAATAA
- a CDS encoding queuosine precursor transporter, whose translation MHVLKQKPVILYTVLLSFFLTFLLLAELTGSKLFFAFGFTMTMGVIPFPVTFIITDLLNEYYGRKVVRATTFLGMIMIGFAYLLIVVDIQIPASPESPIDDVSFERVFANSGLVILGSIIAYMIGQMIDLHTFHFLRKKTAGKHIWLRATGSTIISQLIDSYVVIFIALGKYHPVSKLIAIANTNFLYKMGVAILITPLLYAIHIYIDRYLGENLKQQMFRSAMEEEGLESTIQPG comes from the coding sequence ATGCATGTTCTCAAACAAAAACCGGTCATTCTGTATACGGTTCTTCTCAGTTTTTTTCTCACCTTTCTTTTGCTTGCGGAACTGACTGGTAGTAAATTATTTTTTGCCTTCGGATTTACGATGACCATGGGGGTGATCCCATTTCCTGTGACTTTTATCATCACAGACCTACTAAACGAATACTATGGAAGAAAAGTTGTCAGAGCCACAACCTTTCTCGGTATGATCATGATAGGGTTTGCCTATTTACTCATAGTAGTCGACATTCAAATTCCAGCAAGTCCCGAATCTCCGATTGATGATGTCTCCTTTGAACGAGTGTTTGCCAACTCGGGGCTTGTGATATTAGGTTCCATCATCGCCTACATGATTGGCCAGATGATTGACCTTCATACCTTCCATTTCCTAAGGAAAAAAACAGCGGGAAAACACATTTGGCTTCGGGCCACAGGTTCCACCATCATCTCCCAACTCATTGATTCGTATGTGGTAATCTTCATTGCCCTCGGAAAATACCATCCCGTATCAAAACTCATTGCCATTGCCAACACTAACTTTCTTTATAAAATGGGAGTGGCCATTCTCATCACTCCACTTCTCTATGCCATCCATATCTACATAGATCGTTATTTGGGAGAAAATTTAAAACAACAGATGTTCCGTTCGGCAATGGAAGAAGAAGGTTTGGAATCAACAATCCAACCAGGGTAA
- a CDS encoding glycosyl hydrolase family 18 protein: protein MSESQIPSSPKHPLSNAAKYSLLFASWVFLSAISFYLGMNLIQTSGTALVLKDSPKTGNANPSVVEASTPSLGTPSEMETKENTESQTTQTVEESAELPNFVPDENVTFRSSAWSTDWTAMKKTVHLYNEIHPFIYTMKGGLSNNGELISSWSSTSKKERVQELRALNPKVKIIPTIFRWENPKEKIQENIGMGGRNDIRDHHIQVIVNEIMTYGYDGIDIDYEGMSCDKKEKFEEFFALLAREVHKKGKLISVAVHPKTPAEKSKKKELNCRGLSKPIVLDFRENWRGPTTHDYAFLAKHADRVKIMAYELHPRKYHNPGPGPQAPNVWLKEIITYAKKRVPTQKLYMAIPTYGYDWALNCKSSAKAIYHSDAQRIKAGAHKNRQPTDINRILNEENKVASWRNLSKFSDIHKNRAYEDPSLWYTSGGCDRVAFYMNRKAFEEKMTLLRKYDLGGFSFWQLVTDNDPEINVYLSKLVQGQLPAVEKAKEEEEPKEETTLPLSDSKESLKVSDSKSKIKTKKF from the coding sequence ATGTCCGAATCCCAAATCCCTTCCTCTCCGAAACATCCGCTGTCTAATGCAGCTAAATATTCCTTATTATTTGCCTCTTGGGTCTTTTTATCCGCCATCTCCTTTTATTTAGGAATGAATTTAATTCAAACAAGTGGCACTGCCCTTGTTTTGAAAGACAGTCCCAAAACAGGAAATGCCAACCCGAGTGTGGTGGAAGCTTCCACTCCCTCTCTTGGCACTCCATCTGAAATGGAAACAAAAGAAAACACCGAGTCCCAAACGACTCAAACTGTGGAAGAATCGGCAGAATTACCAAACTTTGTTCCTGATGAAAACGTTACCTTCCGTTCTTCTGCTTGGTCTACTGATTGGACTGCGATGAAAAAAACAGTCCATCTCTACAATGAAATCCATCCCTTCATTTATACAATGAAAGGGGGGCTTTCTAATAATGGAGAATTGATTTCTAGTTGGTCTAGCACTTCTAAGAAAGAACGAGTCCAAGAACTCCGTGCCTTAAACCCAAAAGTAAAAATCATTCCTACCATCTTTCGTTGGGAAAATCCAAAAGAAAAAATCCAAGAAAATATTGGGATGGGTGGCAGAAACGACATTCGTGACCACCATATCCAAGTCATCGTCAATGAAATTATGACTTATGGTTACGATGGAATTGATATTGATTATGAAGGAATGTCCTGCGACAAAAAAGAAAAGTTCGAAGAGTTTTTTGCACTTCTTGCTCGGGAAGTTCATAAAAAAGGAAAACTCATTTCTGTTGCGGTTCATCCAAAAACTCCTGCTGAAAAAAGTAAAAAGAAAGAACTCAATTGTCGTGGTCTATCCAAACCCATTGTCCTCGATTTTCGTGAAAACTGGAGAGGTCCGACTACACATGATTATGCTTTCCTTGCAAAACATGCAGACCGTGTGAAAATTATGGCTTATGAACTCCACCCGCGGAAGTACCATAACCCAGGCCCTGGTCCCCAAGCTCCCAATGTTTGGTTAAAAGAAATCATTACCTATGCCAAAAAAAGAGTGCCTACACAGAAACTCTATATGGCCATTCCTACTTATGGATACGACTGGGCACTCAATTGTAAGTCTTCTGCAAAAGCAATTTATCATTCTGATGCGCAAAGGATCAAAGCAGGCGCTCATAAAAATCGCCAGCCTACAGACATCAATCGTATCTTAAATGAAGAAAACAAAGTGGCTAGTTGGAGAAACTTATCTAAGTTTTCTGACATCCATAAAAATCGTGCTTATGAAGATCCTTCTCTTTGGTATACCAGTGGGGGTTGTGACCGAGTGGCTTTTTATATGAACCGGAAAGCCTTTGAAGAAAAAATGACCTTACTTCGTAAATATGATTTGGGTGGATTTTCTTTTTGGCAACTGGTCACAGACAATGATCCAGAAATTAACGTTTACTTAAGTAAACTTGTACAAGGCCAACTTCCTGCAGTGGAAAAAGCAAAAGAGGAAGAAGAACCTAAAGAAGAAACGACTCTACCTTTGAGTGATTCGAAAGAATCTTTGAAAGTATCAGATTCAAAATCCAAAATCAAAACAAAAAAGTTTTAA
- a CDS encoding L-threonylcarbamoyladenylate synthase — METLISSDVRLLANLIQEGKVVIFPTETVYGIGASTKSEKACLRVYEIKGRPKDNPLIAHFDSIDSIAAVCELGDMGRVLLERFSPGPLTLILPKKDKSLFPKELDTLAVRIPKSPVVREWIKLSGGPISAPSANLSGRPSLTKLTDVKRYFEGVVDGILLAEEPSFGIESTVVSLVSKTPVLLRPGSIESKELLTILPDLVVPDPYTRNELLSVPLSPGTKYKHYAPTARVILASTDEFIFSLNTMSESKTTAWIGFSFDGKEGEKKKQKIGKQPLSEFDHFCKVTSNEEYASKLYAFFESCDLSGIQTIFCELPKEGIGSEGLRNRLEKASSV; from the coding sequence ATGGAAACCTTAATCTCTTCGGATGTACGTTTGCTTGCGAACCTCATCCAAGAGGGAAAGGTCGTTATTTTTCCCACAGAAACGGTGTATGGAATTGGTGCCTCCACCAAGTCAGAAAAAGCCTGCCTTAGGGTTTATGAAATCAAAGGCCGACCGAAAGACAATCCTCTCATCGCACATTTTGATTCCATTGATTCCATTGCCGCCGTTTGTGAGTTAGGGGATATGGGTAGGGTGTTATTGGAAAGGTTTTCGCCGGGACCCCTCACTTTGATCCTTCCTAAAAAAGACAAATCGCTCTTTCCAAAAGAACTAGATACTCTTGCCGTCAGAATCCCCAAAAGTCCCGTGGTTCGGGAATGGATCAAACTTTCAGGGGGCCCTATTTCTGCCCCTTCGGCAAATCTATCGGGAAGACCTTCTTTAACCAAACTAACGGATGTGAAGCGTTATTTTGAAGGCGTTGTGGATGGTATCCTTCTGGCGGAAGAGCCAAGTTTTGGAATTGAATCCACGGTAGTCTCCCTTGTTTCCAAAACTCCAGTCCTCCTTAGGCCCGGATCCATTGAGTCAAAGGAACTTCTCACCATTCTCCCTGACCTAGTAGTTCCCGATCCTTATACAAGAAATGAATTGTTATCCGTTCCATTAAGCCCCGGAACCAAATACAAACACTATGCACCGACTGCCCGTGTGATTTTAGCTTCTACGGATGAGTTTATTTTTAGTTTAAATACTATGAGTGAATCCAAAACCACCGCTTGGATTGGATTCTCTTTTGACGGGAAGGAAGGTGAAAAAAAGAAACAAAAGATCGGAAAACAACCATTAAGCGAATTTGATCATTTCTGCAAAGTTACCTCTAACGAGGAGTATGCGTCTAAGCTCTATGCGTTTTTTGAATCTTGTGATTTATCCGGCATCCAAACCATCTTTTGCGAACTTCCCAAAGAAGGAATAGGTTCTGAAGGACTTCGCAACCGACTGGAAAAGGCATCCAGCGTTTAA